The Saccopteryx leptura isolate mSacLep1 chromosome 2, mSacLep1_pri_phased_curated, whole genome shotgun sequence genome has a window encoding:
- the PFDN5 gene encoding prefoldin subunit 5: MAQSVNVTELNLPQLEMLKNQLDQEVEFLSTSIAQLKVVQTKYVEAKDCLNVMNKSNEGKELLVPLTSSMYVPGKLHDVEHVLINVGTGYYVEKTAEDAKDFFKRKIDFLTKQMEKIQPALQEKHAMKQAVMEMMSQKIQQLTALGATQATKA, encoded by the exons ATGGCGCAGTCGGTTAACGTCACCGAGCTGAATCTGCCGCAACTGGAAATGCTTAAGAACCAGCTGGACCAG GAAGTGGAGTTCTTGTCCACGTCCATTGCCCAGCTCAAGGTGGTTCAAACCAAGTACGTGGAAGCCAAGGACTGTCTGAACGTGATGAACAAGAGCAATGAGG GGAAAGAATTACTTGTTCCACTGACCAGTTCT ATGTATGTACCTGGGAAGCTACATGATGTGGAACACGTGCTCATCAATGTCGGAACTGGCTACTATGTAGAGAAG ACAGCTGAGGATGCCAAGGACTTCTTCAAGAGAAAAATAGACTTCCTCACCAAGCAGATGGAGAAAATCCAGCCAGCCCTGCAGGAGAAGCATGCCATGAAACAGG ctgtCATGGAGATGATGAGCCAGAAGATTCAGCAACTCACAGCCTTGGGGGCAACTCAGGCTACCAAGGCCTGA
- the MYG1 gene encoding MYG1 exonuclease produces the protein MLRVESVQPSKRPRSSLMVPPRIGTHNGTFHCDEALACALLRLLPEYRDAEIVRTRDPKKLASCDIVVDVGGEYDPQRHRYDHHQRSFTETMSSLSPGKPWQTKLSSAGLIYLHFGHKLLAQLLGTSEDDSMVGTLYDKMYENFVEEVDAVDNGISQWEGEPRYALTTTLSARVARLNPTWNQPNQDTEAGFKRAVDLVQEEFLQRLDFYQHSWLPARALVEEALAQRFQVDPSGEIIELAKGGCPWKEHLYHLESGLSPPVTITFVIYTDQAGQWRVQCVPKELHSFQSRLPLPESWRGLRDEALDRISGIPDCVFVHASGFIGGHCTREGALSMARATLAQRPAPMPPINSLIQ, from the exons ATGCTCAGAGTGGAGTCCGTCCAGCCCTCCAAACGACCCCGCAGCAGCCTCATGGTACCTCCCCGAATCGGGACGCACAACGGCACTTTCCACTGCGATGAGGCTCTGGCGTGCGCATTGCTACGCCTCCTTCCAGAGTACCGG GATGCAGAGATTGTGCGGACCCGGGATCCTAAAAAACTTGCTTCTTGCGACATCGTGGTAGACGTGGGTGGAGAATACGACCCTCAGAGACACCGATATGACCATCACCAGAG GTCTTTTACAGAGACCATGAGCTCCTTGTCCCCTGGGAAGCCATGGCAGACCAAGCTGAGCAGTGCGGGACTCATCTATCTGCACTTCGGGCACAAGCTGCTGGCCCAGTTGCTGGGCACTAGTGAAGATGACAGCATGGTGGGCACCCTCTATGACAAG ATGTACGAGAACTTCGTGGAGGAAGTGGATGCAGTGGACAATGGGATCTCGCAGTGGGAGGGAGAGCCTCGATATGCGCTGACCACTACACTGAGTGCCCGGGTTGCCCGACTGAATCCCACCTGGAACCAGCCCAACCAAGACACTGAG GCTGGGTTTAAGCGTGCAGTGGATCTGGTTCAAGAGGAGTTTCTGCAGAGATTAGACTTCTACCAGCACAGCTGGTTGCCAGCCCGGGCTTTggtggaagaggccctggcccagCGATTCCAG GTGGACCCAAGTGGGGAGATAATAGAACTGGCAAAAGGTGGATGCCCCTGGAAAGAGCACCTCTATCACCTGGAATCTGGGCTATCACCCCCAGTGACCATCACTTTTGTTATCTACACTGACCAGGCTGGACAGTGGCGGGTACAGTGTGTGCCCAAGGAGCTCCATTCATTCCAGAGCAG GCTACCCCTGCCAGAGTCATGGCGGGGTCTTCGGGATGAGGCTCTGGACCGGATCAGTGGAATTCCTGATTGTGTCTTTGTCCATGCCAGCGGTTTCATTGGTGGGCACTGCACCCGAGAGGGTGCCTTAAGCATGGCCCGTGCCACCCTGGCCCAGCGCCCAGCACCTATGCCTCCCATAAATTCCCTCAtccaataa
- the AAAS gene encoding aladin isoform X1: MCSLGLFPPLPPRGQITLYEYNNELVTGNSYENLPSDFRGQWVNLPVLNLSKDPLKAPGRLDHGTRTAFIHHREQVWKRCINIWRDVGLFGVLNEIANSEEEVFEWVKTVSSWALALCQWASSLHGSLFPHVSLRSEDLIAEFTQVINWSSCCLRMFAWHPHTNKFAVALLDDSIRVYNVNSTIVPSLKHRLQRNVAALAWKPLSASVLAVACQSCILIWTLDPTSLSTRPSSGCAQVLSHPGHTPVTSLAWAPSGGRLLSASPVDAAILVWDISTETCVPLPWFRGGGVTNLLWSPDGSKVLAATPSAVFRVWEAQMWTCERWPTLSGRCQTGCWSPDGNRLLFTVLGEPLIYSLLFPERCGEGKGRVGGAKSATIVADLSETTVQTPDGEERLGGEAHSMVWDPSGERLAVLMKGNPRVQDGKPVILLFRTRNSPVFELLPCGIIQGEPGAQAQLITFHPSFNKGALLSVCWSTGRIAHIPMYFVNAQFPHFSLVLGRTQEPPGRGGGSIHDLPLFTETSSSSAPWNHLPGPPAQPYSLHSHF, encoded by the exons AGGATCCACTGAAGGCCCCTGGAAGACTGGACCATGGCACAAGAACTGCTTTCATCCATCATCGGGAGCAAGTGTGGAAGAGATGCATCAATATTTG GCGTGATGTGGGCCTATTTGGGGTGCTAAATGAAATTGCAAACTCTGAGGAGGAGG TGTTTGAGTGGGTGAAGACTGTGTCCAGCTGGGCCCTGGCACTCTGTCAGTGGGCATCCTCCCTCCATGGGTCCCTGTTCCCACATGTGTCT CTCAGGAGTGAAGATCTGATTGCTGAATTCACCCAAGTCATAAATTG GTCCAGCTGCTGCTTGAGGATGTTTGCATGGCACCCCCACACCAACAAGTTTGCAGTGGCCCTCCTAGATGACTCAATTCGTGTGTATAATGTTAACAG CACTATAGTTCCCTCTCTGAAACACCGGCTACAGCGAAATGTGGCAGCTCTGGCGTGGAAGCCCCTCAGTGCCTCTGTCTTGGCTGTGGCCTGTCAGAGCTGCATTCTCATCTGGACCCTGGATCCCACTTCCTTGTCTACCAG ACCCTCTTCTGGCTGTGCCCAAGTACTCTCTCACCCTGGGCATACACCTGTCACCAGCTTGGCCTGGGCCCCCAGTGGGGGGCGGCTACTCTCAGCCTCACCTGTAGATGCTGCTATCCTG GTATGGGATATCTCAACAGAGACCTGTGTTCCCCTTCCCTGGTTTCGGGGAGGTGGTGTTACCAACCTGCTCTGGTCCCCAGATGGCAGCAAAGTCCTGGCTGCCACTCCTTCAGCTGTCTTTCG AGTCTGGGAGGCCCAGATGTGGACTTGTGAGAGGTGGCCTACACTGTCAGGGCGATGTCAG ACTGGCTGCTGGAGCCCCGATGGGAACCGGCTGCTGTTCACTGTGTTGGGGGAACCACTGATTTACTCTCTCTTGTTCCCAGAACGTTGTG GTGAAGGGAAGGGGCGTGTTGGAGGTGCAAAATCAGCAACAATTGTGGCAGATCTGTCTGAGACAACAGTACAGACTCCAGATGGAGAGGAAAG ACTCGGGGGAGAGGCTCACTCCATGGTCTGGGATCCTAGTGGGGAACGTCTGGCTGTGCTCATGAAAG GAAATCCAAGGGTCCAGGATGGTAAGCCAGTCATCCTCCTTTTTCGCACTCGAAACAGTCCCGTGTTTGAGCTACTTCCTTG tGGCATTATCCAGGGGGAGCCAGGAGCCCAGGCCCAGCTTATCACTTTCCACCCCTCCTTCAACAAAGGGGCTCTGCTCAGTGTG TGCTGGTCTACAGGCCGAATCGCCCACATTCCTATGTACTTTGTCAATGCCCAGTTTCCACATTTTAGCCTAGTGCTTGGCCGAACACAAGAACCCCCAGGTAGGGGTGGAGGTTCTATTCATGATTTGCCTCTCTTTACTGAGACATCCTCATCATCTGCTCCGTGGAACCATCTCCCAGGGCCGCCTGCTCAGCCATATTCCCTTCACTCCCATTTCtag
- the AAAS gene encoding aladin isoform X2, which yields MWVNLPVLNLSKDPLKAPGRLDHGTRTAFIHHREQVWKRCINIWRDVGLFGVLNEIANSEEEVFEWVKTVSSWALALCQWASSLHGSLFPHVSLRSEDLIAEFTQVINWSSCCLRMFAWHPHTNKFAVALLDDSIRVYNVNSTIVPSLKHRLQRNVAALAWKPLSASVLAVACQSCILIWTLDPTSLSTRPSSGCAQVLSHPGHTPVTSLAWAPSGGRLLSASPVDAAILVWDISTETCVPLPWFRGGGVTNLLWSPDGSKVLAATPSAVFRVWEAQMWTCERWPTLSGRCQTGCWSPDGNRLLFTVLGEPLIYSLLFPERCGEGKGRVGGAKSATIVADLSETTVQTPDGEERLGGEAHSMVWDPSGERLAVLMKGNPRVQDGKPVILLFRTRNSPVFELLPCGIIQGEPGAQAQLITFHPSFNKGALLSVCWSTGRIAHIPMYFVNAQFPHFSLVLGRTQEPPGRGGGSIHDLPLFTETSSSSAPWNHLPGPPAQPYSLHSHF from the exons AGGATCCACTGAAGGCCCCTGGAAGACTGGACCATGGCACAAGAACTGCTTTCATCCATCATCGGGAGCAAGTGTGGAAGAGATGCATCAATATTTG GCGTGATGTGGGCCTATTTGGGGTGCTAAATGAAATTGCAAACTCTGAGGAGGAGG TGTTTGAGTGGGTGAAGACTGTGTCCAGCTGGGCCCTGGCACTCTGTCAGTGGGCATCCTCCCTCCATGGGTCCCTGTTCCCACATGTGTCT CTCAGGAGTGAAGATCTGATTGCTGAATTCACCCAAGTCATAAATTG GTCCAGCTGCTGCTTGAGGATGTTTGCATGGCACCCCCACACCAACAAGTTTGCAGTGGCCCTCCTAGATGACTCAATTCGTGTGTATAATGTTAACAG CACTATAGTTCCCTCTCTGAAACACCGGCTACAGCGAAATGTGGCAGCTCTGGCGTGGAAGCCCCTCAGTGCCTCTGTCTTGGCTGTGGCCTGTCAGAGCTGCATTCTCATCTGGACCCTGGATCCCACTTCCTTGTCTACCAG ACCCTCTTCTGGCTGTGCCCAAGTACTCTCTCACCCTGGGCATACACCTGTCACCAGCTTGGCCTGGGCCCCCAGTGGGGGGCGGCTACTCTCAGCCTCACCTGTAGATGCTGCTATCCTG GTATGGGATATCTCAACAGAGACCTGTGTTCCCCTTCCCTGGTTTCGGGGAGGTGGTGTTACCAACCTGCTCTGGTCCCCAGATGGCAGCAAAGTCCTGGCTGCCACTCCTTCAGCTGTCTTTCG AGTCTGGGAGGCCCAGATGTGGACTTGTGAGAGGTGGCCTACACTGTCAGGGCGATGTCAG ACTGGCTGCTGGAGCCCCGATGGGAACCGGCTGCTGTTCACTGTGTTGGGGGAACCACTGATTTACTCTCTCTTGTTCCCAGAACGTTGTG GTGAAGGGAAGGGGCGTGTTGGAGGTGCAAAATCAGCAACAATTGTGGCAGATCTGTCTGAGACAACAGTACAGACTCCAGATGGAGAGGAAAG ACTCGGGGGAGAGGCTCACTCCATGGTCTGGGATCCTAGTGGGGAACGTCTGGCTGTGCTCATGAAAG GAAATCCAAGGGTCCAGGATGGTAAGCCAGTCATCCTCCTTTTTCGCACTCGAAACAGTCCCGTGTTTGAGCTACTTCCTTG tGGCATTATCCAGGGGGAGCCAGGAGCCCAGGCCCAGCTTATCACTTTCCACCCCTCCTTCAACAAAGGGGCTCTGCTCAGTGTG TGCTGGTCTACAGGCCGAATCGCCCACATTCCTATGTACTTTGTCAATGCCCAGTTTCCACATTTTAGCCTAGTGCTTGGCCGAACACAAGAACCCCCAGGTAGGGGTGGAGGTTCTATTCATGATTTGCCTCTCTTTACTGAGACATCCTCATCATCTGCTCCGTGGAACCATCTCCCAGGGCCGCCTGCTCAGCCATATTCCCTTCACTCCCATTTCtag